A region from the Heptranchias perlo isolate sHepPer1 unplaced genomic scaffold, sHepPer1.hap1 HAP1_SCAFFOLD_65, whole genome shotgun sequence genome encodes:
- the LOC137318104 gene encoding probable G-protein coupled receptor 139, translating into MELPIILQIKNTYYPVLAAFGVPAHLVTIVILSRGNCGLSKCISVYMVAMATAELLVIIFNVIVYHILSYHFPYSFLTYTAVCKFIIYMNAAALDMTVWFTVLFTFDRFVAICCQKFKTKYCTVRTASAVLTTVSALFCLKDIPFCFAYEPERIINNVHWGCRTRVDFFSKPAGVVYSWLRSILIPLLPFALMLLFNCLTVRRIVVASRARRGIRGRSSENQSDPEMENRRKSIVLLFTVSGCFILLWLTAAVSFLATKLTNTVHYPGDYETPAYISTETGYLLMYLSSCTNTCIYAATQTKFREELKKMMTFPWTFILRLVK; encoded by the coding sequence CGCACctggtgacaatcgtgattctctccagaggaaattgcggcctttccaaatgtatttctgtctacatggtggccatggcaacagcagagctGCTGGTCATCATTTTCAATGTAATAGTGTATCACATTTTAAGTTATCACTTTCCATATTCATTCCTGAcctacactgccgtttgtaagttcattaTTTACATGAATGCTGCTGCGCTGGATATGACGGTGTGGTTCACAGTcttgttcacatttgaccgatttgtagcgatatgttgtcagaagtttaaaacaaaatattgcacagtgagaactgcgtctGCGGTTTTAACAACCGTCAGTGCCCTGTTCTGTTTAAAGGACATCCCCTTTTGCTTTGCATATGAACCTGAACGAATCATTAACAATGTTCACTGGGGTTGCCGCACCAGAGTGGACTTTTTTTCAAAGCCTGCAGGCGTCGTCTACTCTTGGTTAcgcagtattttaattccattgcttccttttgctttgatgttactgttcaattgtttgacagtcagacgtattGTAGTAGCCAGTAGAGCCCGGAGGGGAATCCGCGGTCgcagcagtgagaatcagagcgatccagagatggagaaccgaaggaaatccatcgttTTACTCTTCACGGTTTCGGGCTGTttcatactgttgtggctgacagctgcagTGAGTTTTTTAGCGACCAAACTGACAAACACCGTGCATTATCCAGGCGATTATGAAACCCCTGCATATATCAGCACTGAAACCGGATATCTGcttatgtatttgagttcctgcacaaacacgtgtatttatgcagctacccaaactaaattcagggaaGAACTGAAGAAGATGATGACATTTCCTTGGACTTTTATTCTGAGATTGGTGAAATGA